A DNA window from Mytilus edulis chromosome 14, xbMytEdul2.2, whole genome shotgun sequence contains the following coding sequences:
- the LOC139503527 gene encoding uncharacterized protein has translation MKNYLKHFAALGLSLGAAYTYAQISARDKYRVFMVNSEHFKKSVNLLQGYQPVVDLLGDPITADTVELNDPYTQVDDFSAQLSIPLHGTKKNGILLTKCSRPTIDDDWEVDSLDFRRVDNSKQWTFYVGKSKLHADTETKENVT, from the exons ATGAAGAACTATCTTAAGCATTTCGCCGCTCTAGGACTATCGCTTGGTGCTGCATATACTTACGCTCAAATTTCAGCTCGAGACAAGTATCGAG TATTTATGGTAAATTcagaacattttaaaaagtctgTAAATCTTCTGCAAGGATACCAGCCTGTTGTTGATTTGTTAGGAGATCCTATCACAGCTGACACAGTGGAACTTAATGACCCATATACACAAGTGGATGATTTTTCTGCTCAG ctCTCAATTCCACTTCATGGTACGAAAAAGAATGGCATCCTATTAACAAAATGTAGCAGACCAACAATAGATGATGA TTGGGAAGTTGATAGTTTGGATTTCAGAAGAGTTGATAATTCAAAACAATGGACATTTTATGTTGGCAAAAGTAAACTACATGCAGATacagaaacaaaagaaaatgtgACTTAA
- the LOC139503526 gene encoding FAST kinase domain-containing protein 1, mitochondrial-like, which produces MALNRLCIPWSKVPRCSAIYNCLLTNQTCLQYQTCEKSGYRFLTKSSKVFSNTNSENMVENKIADSSSVLGRQLLHPTGMTEILACESSKALLSLASRKTQDWNFNPTDLVPIFSHLEDIVYEKELTHLSWLYGERKIAFQQLVYNKRLQTDVNTPLQGPEFTQLLHSLSTSIDDLETEHLTEILSAVAHLGVPLSNVTCVDILNQILDKSASFCWSDFRHIVPLAMEGALGNREIIFNMLIYPKFHELIKNSGLEGQSRDMLLSFHPLLLRAADRYPVDIIIKCMRKIASLTSEEVFNDHEVAVDMFDLMVNFAKDDGHKSLHSSDVMFQLFIKICLRSAETIVENIDDVEPYNYRTIRKGVWIINQCIFFYPKQLTDIFNLLESALTKKCTELLDKENLTSAEVSYAIPHVQNLRESVHGEKIEQTLRKCLKDADGYIISHLAYNIHRENVSMDFIYDLNNICLERLTEKYDKKIVRYLGFSTRNDIEPIRNQLVSKLLHMFKHKTYSTTMTCRLGASLILLSPEIDPPNFVINDLIQAIPRAEVKDIFFIAVCFRKMFRQRKKEFYRYYGDLMMAINKSVSAKIHQDRQLDTLTRHINMMISCDIPLLRMDNEAIIQFSRMLPDVARNMTMLEFGHLLRRISVTAYYNEELLHILENYVIKNKDNILIKHLIYVLGYMEETGYEIKEHNFESVCLEILDRSFDELSQYEQIDIVLDLCTLQIYPEKYIHHIFSLEFFKRLGDFINGLKDEQEVLRIRLALANLNRTVVIDCPQFNIPWIMKKFPPEFKVESRKTFRRRRFEDLESVIHSVLGSEVFYNRTDFLPYNYIGDFVFYLDKDRKPVEYKKGKYSRDPSIQRVVVLYMDQRHFCLNSRRLVGSFKAKIRHIQMSGSHVVEIPVFEWNSMALSSKESKEKYLRTKMLSF; this is translated from the exons ATGGCACTGAATCGATTATGTATTCCTTGGTCTAAGGTGCCTCGATGTTCGGCGATATATAACTGTTTACTTACAAATCAAACTTGTCTGCAATATCAAACATGTGAAAAATCAGGTTACAGATTTTTAACAAAATCATCTAAAGTATTCTCTAATACTAATTCAGAGAATatggttgaaaataaaattgCTGATAGCTCAAGTGTTTTAGGACGTCAATTACTTCATCCAACTGGAATGACAGAAATTCTAGCATGTGAAAGCAGTAAAGCTCTTCTATCACTTGCTTCAAGAAAAACACAAGATTGGAATTTCAATCCCACTGACCTTGTTCCCATTTTCAGTCACCTTGAAGATATTGTTTATGAAAAAGAATTAACTCACCTGTCTTGGCTATATGGAGAAAGGAAAATTGCATTTCAACAACTTGTTTATAATAAGAGATTACAGACTGATGTAAATACTCCACTGCAGGGACCAGAGTTCACACAACTATTACATTCTCTCTCAACAAGTATAGATGACTTAGAAACAGAACATTTAACAGAAATTTTATCTGCAGTTGCTCATCTTGGAGTGCCTTTGTCAAATGTTACATGTGTTGACATTCTTAACCAAATTTTAGACAAGTCTGCATCATTTTGTTGGTCAGATTTCAGACATATTGTTCCCTTAGCAATGGAAGGTGCTTTAGGAAATAGAGAAATCATATTTAACATGCTTATTTATCCAAAATTTCATGAACTGATAAAAAATAGTGGTTTAGAAGGACAGAGTCGAGATATGCTTCTTTCTTTTCATCCTTTACTCCTTCGAGCTGCAGACAGGTATCCAGTAGatattataatcaaatgcatgagAAAAATTGCATCTTTAACTTCAGAGGAAGTTTTCAATGATCATGAGGTAGCTGTAGATATGTTTGATTTGATGGTTAATTTTGCAAAGGATGATGGTCATAAGAGTCTTCATTCCTCTGATGTGATGTTTCAGCTTTTTATCAAGATCTGTTTGAGGTCTGCTGAAACAATTGTAGAAAATATTGATGACGTAGAACCATATAACTACAGAACAATCAGAAAAGGCGTTTGGATTATCAATCAGTGCATTTTCTTTTACCCAAAACAGTTAACTGACATATTTAATTTACTTGAAAGCGCATTAACCAAAAAATGTACTGAATTacttgataaagaaaatttaactTCAGCAGAAGTCAGCTATGCAATTCCTCATGTTCAGAATTTAAGAGAATCTGTACATGGTGAGAAAATAGAACAGACTTTAAGGAAATGTTTGAAAGATGCTGATGGTTATATTATTAGCCATTTGGCGTATAATATTCATAGAGAAAATGTCAGCATGGATTTCATTTACGACCTAAACAATATTTGTTTAGAAAGGTTAActgaaaaatatgacaaaaaaattgtACGGTATTTAGGTTTCAGTACGAGGAATGATATAGAACCAATCAGAAATCAACTTGTATCCAAACTACTGCACATGTTCAAACACAAAACTTACAGTACCACAATGACTTGTCGACTCGGGGCTTCACTTATACTGCTTTCACCAGAGATAGACCCTCCTAATTTTGTAATCAATGACCTTATCCAAGCTATTCCAAGGGCAGAGGTCAAGGACATATTTTTCATAGCAGTATGTTTCAGAAAAATGTTTAGACAACGAAAAAAGGAGTTTTATCGATATTATGGAGATTTAATgatggcaataaataaatctgttTCAGCCAAAATCCACCAAGATCGACAACTTGATACATTAACCCGACATATAAACATGATGATCTCTTGTGACATACCTTTGTTGAGAATGGACAATGAAGCCATTATACAATTCTCTAGAATGCTTCCTGATGTGGCCAGAAACATGACCATGCTTGAGTTTGGACATCTTCTACGGAGGATTTCAGTAACGGCCTACTATAATGAGGAGCTACTTCATATACTAGAAAACTATGTTATTAAGAACAAAGACAACATATTGATAAAACACTTGATCTATGTTCTTGGTTATATGGAGGAAACAGGATATGAAATCAAAGAGCACAATTTTGAATCTGTATGTTTGGAAATTCTGGACCGGAGTTTTGATGAATTATCTCAATATGAACAGATTGATATAGTCTTAGACCTGTGTACACTACAAATATACCCAGAGAAATACATTCATCATATATTCTCTTTGGAATTCTTTAAGCGGTTAGGCGATTTTATTAAtg GTCTAAAAGATGAGCAAGAAGTGTTAAGGATAAGGTTAGCCTTGGCCAATCTAAACAGAACAGTGGTTATTGATTGTCCACAGTTTAATATTCCCTGGATCATGAAAAAGTTTCCACCAG AATTTAAAGTTGAAAGTAGAAAGACATTTAGACGAAGAAGATTTGAAGATCTAGAATCAGTGATTCATTCAGTATTAGGGAGTGAAGTGTTTTACAACAGAACAGATTTTTTACCATACAACTACATTGGTG attttgtgttttatttggaTAAAGACAGAAAACCTGTGGaatacaaaaaaggaaaatattcgAGGGATCCATCTATACAaag GGTAGTTGTATTATATATGGATCAAAGACATTTCTGCCTGAACAGTCGACGATTAGTTGGTTCATTTAAAGCAAAGATCCGTCATATACAGATGTCAGGATCTCATGTTGTAGag ATTCCTGTATTTGAATGGAATTCCATGGCACTCTCATCAAAAGAATCTAAAGAAAAGTATCTTAGGACTAAAATGTTATCATTCTGA